One segment of Mycolicibacterium sp. YH-1 DNA contains the following:
- a CDS encoding enoyl-CoA hydratase yields MSETPREFVGVHVGDGIGTLMLSRPPTNALTRQVCREIASAATELGARDDATVVIVFGGHEIFSIGDDLPELQTLNPAEARVAGEVCRHAVDAVAAIPKPTAAAVTGYALGSGLTLALAADWRISGDNVKVGATEILDGRAPVEGATRRLARAVGESKAKDLVFSGRFVGAEEALAMGLVDETVAPDHVFDAALAWARRFADSSPAALAAAKASFAAR; encoded by the coding sequence TGACGGGATCGGCACGCTGATGCTGTCGCGCCCGCCGACCAATGCGCTTACCCGCCAGGTGTGCCGTGAGATCGCGTCTGCGGCGACCGAACTCGGTGCGCGTGACGACGCCACCGTCGTCATAGTGTTCGGTGGGCACGAGATCTTCTCCATAGGCGATGACCTGCCCGAACTGCAGACCCTGAACCCCGCCGAGGCCCGGGTCGCGGGTGAGGTGTGCCGGCACGCGGTCGACGCCGTCGCGGCGATTCCCAAACCCACGGCGGCCGCCGTCACCGGCTACGCGCTGGGCAGCGGTCTGACCCTGGCACTGGCGGCCGACTGGCGGATCAGCGGTGACAACGTCAAGGTCGGCGCCACCGAGATCCTCGACGGCCGGGCTCCCGTCGAGGGCGCGACGCGCCGGTTGGCCCGCGCGGTGGGGGAGAGCAAGGCCAAGGATCTGGTGTTCAGCGGACGCTTCGTCGGCGCCGAGGAGGCGTTGGCGATGGGACTCGTTGACGAGACCGTGGCACCCGATCACGTGTTTGACGCCGCACTGGCCTGGGCCCGTCGGTTCGCTGACTCCTCACCCGCGGCGTTGGCTGCCGCCAAAGCTTCCTTCGCGGCCCGTTAG